Sequence from the Pseudomonas sp. LS.1a genome:
AAGAAGCTGCACGGAAGCAGAATGCTCAACAGGCGGCAGAGCAGAAGGAGGAAGAGACCGCGCAAGAGCAGTGGGCCAGGTTTGGCGGCCAGGTGGGCGAGGCTGCGGGTGATCAGGTCGGCGGTGCGCTGTTCAACTGGTTTGCGCAGGAGGATGAGCCCACGCCACACAGCAAAGGAACGCCTTTGGCGGCCGAGGCGCAAGCTGCTTCCGAGAGGGGGGCTTCGCTACCTTTGATCGCCACAGGCAGGCAGCTGCCATTGGCAGGAACGCTGTTCAAGCGCGCGCCACTGACGGCAGTGCTGGATACCTCGCTGCAGGTGGCCGATATCTACCAGGGCGACGCCACGCCCGAAGAGAAGCTGGAAGGCTATGGCGAGGCTTTAGGCGGGCTGGGTGGCAGCTTGGCCGGCTCTTCGGCCGGATGGCTCGGTGGCGCGGCAGCCGGTGCCATGATCGGTTCGGTGGTGCCCGGTTTAGGAACAGTGATCGGCGGCGCCATCGGCGGCCTGCTGGGGAGCCTGGGTGGTGGTTATCTGGGCGGCATGGGCGGTGAATTCGTCGGCGGCGCGTTAGGCAAGGCTGTGGCATCCGTGGCCGGCTCCGATGCGCCAGGGATGAGCAAGGGCGTTACCGGCTCCCCTGACCAGACAGCCCGATTGCAGAAAAATGTCAGCACTCCGGCAGCGTTGACTGCGACTTCGAGCGCGCAACGGGTCGGCAGCTTGGCCGGTTCATCGGTCGGTGGGCTCGGTGGTGCGGCAGCGGGCGCCATGATCGGTTCGGTGATACCGGGTATGGGAACAGTGATTGGGGGCGCGTCAGGCAAGTCCCTGGCATTCGTCTCCGGCTTCGATGCGACTGGGGCGAGCCAGGACGTTGCCGGTTTCCCCGACCAGGCAAGCCGATTGCAGAAAAGCGTCACGCCTGCACCGCCAGCTATTTCGACACCGCCATCACCGGCTGTGGCTACGCCCTCCATCAACCAGCAATTCACCTTCACCGCCAACATGCCGGTGACCTTCAACAACAGTTTCGATGACCCGACCACCCTGCAACAACTGGAAGCCATCGCCCGGCGCGTGCTCGACGACTTGATGCGTCAGGCGCGCGCGGTGCAGATGGTCGATCAACCACAGCCATGAGGAGAACCCATGACCTACCTGGAACAGCTGCAAGGTGGCCTGTATGCACTGGTCAAGGCGGGCGAGGCGGGGCGTCGGCGTGCCGACGCCATGCTCGAGCCGATGAACCAGGCGGTCGGCCACACCAGGGAGGCGGCCGCTGAGCTCGAAGCCCTGCCATGGATCGGCCCGGTGATCGGCAAGCGCCTGCAACGCACCCTGCGCGCCATGGACTCGGCCAGGCAGCGCGTCGACAAGGTGATCGCCAAGTACGACCAGACCCTCGATGTGGTGCGCAAGGTGCGCGATCGCGTTGGGGCCTTCACCGAACAGCTGGGCAAGGCCGGAGCGGCTGTGCGGCGGGTGATTGGTGATGTGCGTTCGGTCGCCAGCGGTGTACTGTCGACCTTTGGCCTCGCGCCTGAAGCCACACCTGCGGCGCAAGCGATCACGCCGTTCCCGCACCTGCTGGTACTGCAGCCGCTGAAGGCCAACACAGCGCCGTATTACTTCAACCTCGACACCGCAGCCTTCGATCAACTGCGCCGGCAAACGCGCTTTCGCTGGGCTGGGCAAGAACGTTTGAGCCGCGAGAATGCCCAGCAGGCGGTGGGTCTGGGGGAAGAGACCATCAATATCCGTGGCGCGATCTTCCCGGGCTTCAAGGGCGGACTGGGCCAGTTGCAGGCCCTGCGTGGCATCGGCCGCCAACTGCTGCCCCTGTCATTGACCACCGGCTATGGCGAAGTGCTTGGCACCTGGTGCCTGACCCGCATCGAGGAAGAGCAGGGCGCCTTGCTGGCTGGCGGCATTGCGCGCAAACAAGGTTTCTCACTGGAGTTCGTCAGTTATGGACAAGACTTGCAAAACGTCTGAGGGCGACCTGCTCGACACCCTCTGTCACCATTATTACGGGCATCTCGATGGCAGCGTCGAAGCGGTGTTGCAAGCCAACCAGGGGTTGGCCGATGAGTCTCAGCCATTTCGCAGCGGCGTGACGCTCCGCTTGCCGGCGCTGGCGCTGTCACCGGCCAACGCCATACACCTGTGGGGCTGATGCCATGCAGCCACAATTTCGCATCCACGCCGACGGCAAGGACATCACTGCGCTGATCAACGATCGCCTGTTGCTGCTGCGTTCCACTGACAGGCCGGGCATGGAATCGGATGACTTCGAGCTGCGCATCGATGCACGAGACGGCACTGTGGCCGTGCCGGCTCGCGGCGCCCTGATCGAGGTGCATCTGGGTTACGCCGGCCAGCCGTTGACCCGGCTGGGGCGTTACACCGTCGATGAAGTCGAGTTGCTCGGCCCACCCGACACCCTGGTGATCCGTGGCAAGGCCAGCGATCTGCGCGGCAGTGGCCGGACCATCCGCAACGGGAGCTGGGAGGCCGTACCCTTGCAGCGCATCGTCGCCGAAATCGGTGCACGCAATGGCTGGCAGGCAATCTGCCCGGTGCCCACGCTGGTGCCGCGGGTGGATCAGGTCAACGAATCGGACTTCAATTTCATCACCCGCCTGGCGCGCCAATTCGACAGCACCGCCAAGGTGGCAAATGGCCAATTGCTGGTGCTGCCGCGCCAGAGCGGGCAGAGCGCCAGTGGCAAATCCCTGGGCGTGGTCGGCATTGCCCGTGGCGAGGTCAGCCAATGGTACTTCCGCCTCGATGACAAGGCTGCGCGCAAGGCTGTGCGCACCCGTCATCTTGACGTAGCCAGTGGCGAGGTGCGGACCATCGAGCTGGTCAACGATGAGGCCGCTGAGGGGCAACGGCCGGTGCATACCGACCGTCACCTTTACCCCAACCGTGCTGCCGCCGAGCAGGCAGCCAGGGCTCGCTTGGCCAGCTTCAACCGCGATACCGCCCATGTGCGCCTGGACTTGCCTGGGCGCACCGACCTGTTCGCCGAGCGCAGCATCGACTTGCAAGGTTTTGTCGATGGCCTCGACGGGCAGTACCAGATCGACTCGGTGGAGCACGTGTTCACCAGCTCGGGCTGGCGCACCACCGTGCAAGGCAATGGCGGCAAGTCAGGCAAGGTAAAGACCAAGGGCGCAGCGCCCCACCGCCAGGCCGCCATCAAGGCTTGAGGGTGATGCAAAGGAGTGTCAGACATGCTCACTGAAGCGCAATTGCTACACATTTTGCCGAACGCCCGCCCTGTAGCGGGCGTTTTTCTTTCTGCACTGAACCTAAGCCTGCCACGTTGGGAAATTGACAACCCCAAGCGCGTGGCGGCGTTCATCGCCCAGGTCGGCCATGAGTCAGGCCAGTTCCGTCATGTGAAGGAGCTGGGCAATGACCGCTACCTGGCCCGCTATGACACCGGCAGCCTGGCCCTGCGCCTGGGTAATACACCCCAGGCTGATGGCGATGGCCAGCTGTATTGCGGGCGCGGTCTGATCCAGGTTACCGGGCGCAACAATTACCTGGCCTGCAGCCGCGCGTTGTTTGGCGATCAGCGCTTGCTGGCGCAACCGCAACTGCTCGAACAACCACGCTGGGCCTGTGAATCAGCGGCATGGTTCTGGCATTCGCGTGGGCTCAATGCCCTGGCTGACCGGGGCGAGTTCAATCGCATCACGCGCCATATCAATGGTGGGCTCAATGGGCTGGATGATCGCCTCAAGCTTTGGGCGCGGGCCCGCGAGGTGTTGTGTTGAGCCGGTGGCAACTGGGGCTGGGCGGGGGCTTGCTTCTGCTGTCCGCAGCGCTGGCCTGGCAGATTCAGGGTTGGCGCTATGGCCAGCAGCTGGCGCAACAGGCGCAAGCCCAGGCGGACGCCGAGGCTTCCCGGCTGCTCGCCGAACGTGAGCGGCGTCAGATGCTCGAACGACGCCTGGAAGAAAGTGAAACCCGTCATTTCAAGGAACTTGCCGATGTTCAGCAGTCTCAGGCTCGCCTGCGTGATCGCCTTGCTACTGCCGATCTGCGCCTGTCGGTCCTGGTCGAACGCGACACCCTCCTCGACACAGTGTCTGCCGCCGCCAGCGCCGGCGGCGTGGATCATGCAACCGTACGTGCCGGACTTGAGCCGACGCATGCTCGACGAATTATCGCCATCACCGATGAGGGGGACCGGGGATTGATTGCGTTACGGGCCTGCCAGGCTTATGTGCGGGAGGTGCGTGGTGAGCTTTAGTGCCTGTCTCGACGCGTCTGGCGCCTGTAAGGCTTGCACTCGAAAGCCGCAAAAATGCTACGGTGTCCCACTCCCGTCAAGGAACCCCGACATGGACCCGATCACCGTCCTCGCCACCCGCCTCGGCGAACATTTGCGCCGCTTCAACGCGCAGGTCACCACTGCTGAGTCCTGCACCGGCGGAGGCATAGCCGAAGCCATCACCCGCGTGCCCGGTAGCTCTGCCTGGTTCGAGGCTGGCTATGTGACCTATTCCAATGCCCAGAAAACTCGCCAGTTGAACGTGCCTGCGGCGCTGTTCGCCGAGGTTGGCGCAGTCAGCCAGGAAGTGGTCGAGGCCATGGTCCGTGGTGCCCAGGCAGCCAGCGGCGCGCGCTTTGCGGTGGCGGTGAGCGGGGTTGCCGGGCCGGACGGTGGTTCGCCGGCCAAACCGGTGGGTACCGTGTGGCTGGCCTGGGGTGACGGTAGCCGCGTGTTCAGCGAGCGGCGCCAGTTCGATGGCGACCGCGAAGCGGTACGCCGACAGACGGTGATCGCCGCGTTAGACGGCTTGTTACAGCTTGGTGCCGAGTAAATCGAAGACAGGGGTTTGCGCGGGCGCTTGCCTGTGGAATAATACTGGCTACTTATACAGGTATTCCGGCCGTCAGGGCCAAGTCGAACACGTGAGGATTTCAATGGACGACAACAAGAAGCGCGCCTTGGCTGCGGCCCTGGGTCAGATCGAACGCCAATTCGGCAAGGGCGCGGTCATGCGCATGGGCGACCACGAGCGCCAGGCTATCCCTGCCATCTCCACCGGCTCGCTGGGCCTGGACATTGCCCTGGGCATCGGCGGCCTGCCAAAAGGCCGTATCGTCGAGATCTACGGTCCGGAATCGTCGGGTAAGACCACGCTGACCCTGTCGGTCATCGCCGAAGCCCAGAAAAACGGCGCCACCTGCGCCTTCGTCGACGCCGAACACGCCCTCGACCCTGAATACGCCGGCAAGCTGGGCGTCAACGTCGACGACCTGCTGGTTTCGCAGCCGGACACCGGCGAACAGGCCCTGGAAATCACCGACATGCTGGTGCGTTCCAACGCTGTTGACGTGATCATCGTCGACTCCGTGGCTGCCCTGGTACCCAAGGCCGAGATCGAAGGCGAGATGGGTGACATGCACGTGGGCCTGCAGGCGCGCCTGATGTCCCAGGCGCTGCGCAAGATCACCGGTAACATCAAGAACGCCAACTGCCTGGTCATCTTCATCAACCAGATCCGTATGAAGATCGGCGTGATGTTCGGCAGCCCGGAAACCACCACCGGCGGTAACGCCCTGAAGTTCTACGCCTCGGTGCGTCTGGATATCCGCCGTACCGGCGCGGTCAAGGAAGGCGACGAGGTGGTCGGTAGCGAAACCCGCGTCAAGATCGTCAAGAACAAGGTCTCGCCGCCGTTCCGTCAGGCCGAGTTCCAGATCCTCTATGGCAAGGGCATCTACCGTAACGGCGAGATCATTGACCTGGGTGTTTCCCAGGGCCTGGTCGAGAAGTCCGGTGCCTGGTACGCCTACCAGGGCAACAAGATCGGTCAAGGCAAAGCAAACGCTGCCAAGTACCTGGCTGAGAACCCGGCTATTGGTGCCGAGATCGAGAAGCAGATTCGCGAGAAGCTGCTGACTGCTGGTGCTGTTGCGGCTGCTGGTAAGGCTGCTGCTGTCGAAGCTGATGCCGACGACATGGCCGACGCTGACGCCGGCTATTGATTGCTCGGTAGATAGCCGAACATGTCCGCCGTACTCGACACCCCCGTCGCCATCCGTCGGACAGCCATGGACCTGCTCGCGCGACGTGAGCACGGTCGCGTCGAGCTGACGCGCAAGTTGCGTCAGCGCGGCGCTTCGGACGAGCTGATCGAGCCTGAACTCGACCGGCTCGCCGAAGAAGGGCTGCTTAGCGAAGCCCGCTACCTGGAAAGTTTCATCCGGTACCGTTCCAGCTCCGGTTACGGCCCTGCGCGTATTCGCGAAGAGCTAGGCCAGCGCGGTTTGGCGCGTGCTGATATCGAGCAGGCGCTACGCGAGAGCGAGGTGGACTGGGGCGAGCGCATGCGTGACGTATGGCAGCGCAAGTTTGCCGGGCAGCGCCCGCAAGATCCGCGCAGCCGTGCCCAGCAGACCCGGTTTCTGGCTTACCGGGGTTTCCCCATGGACATGATCGGCCGCCTGCTCAGTGGGCGTGATCTTGACGATTACTGAAGGCTGAGGCTGCGGTCTGGCACGGACCCTGTGGGAGCGGGTTTACCCGCGAACACCGGCGTAGCCGGTGCCATGCACCGCGTTGGATTCTTCGCGGCGGTTCGACGCCTCGATGAACCCGCTCCCACAGGGTGAATTGCGCCCCTGACGTTGGGCACGGAATCAACTGACCTTCAACGCCTCCCTGGCCCGCTGCGTGGTATGCATGGGCTGCGGCTTGGCCCAGTTCTCTGGCAGGTTGATGAAATCCACCAGCTCGCGCAGCCTGCCCTGATCCCGGCCATTGAAGGCAAATGACAAACGGGTCAGGTGACTGAAATTGCCCACTTCGTGCTCGGCACTGCTATCAGGTTGCTGGTGATATTTGCCACTCAGGCGCAAGTCGGCAAAGCCTTCCTGGATGTCATACAGCGCCGCCTCGCTGAGCGGGTGGTGCATGCGGATCACGAACTGGCTCTTCAGCCAGCGGCTGGAGTGGTAGTTGCTGTAGAACTGGTTGATTTCCTCCACTGCCTCGTCAGCGCTGTGCACCAGGCGCAGCAATTTCAGGTCGCTGGGCAGGATGTAGCGGTTTTCCTCCAGCTGGCGGCTGATGAAGTCCAGGCAGTCGCGCCAGAAGCTGCCGCCCGGCGAATCCAGCAGCACCACCGGCACCAGCGGGCTCTTGCCGGTCTGGATCAGGGTCAGCACCTCCAGCGCTTCATCCAGGGTGCCGAAACCGCCTGGGCACAGTACCAGGGCATCGGCTTCCTTGACGAAGAACAGCTTGCGGATGAAGAAGAAGTGGAACGGCAGCAGCTTGTCGGTGCCGTCCACCGTGGGGTTGGCGTGTTGTTCGAAGGGCAGGGTGATGTTGAAACCCAGGCTGTGGTCGCTGCCAGCGCCTTCATGGGCTGCAGCCATGATACCACCGCCGGCACCGGTGATGACCATCAGGTCGGAGCGCGCCAGGGTTGCGCCCAGTTCGCGGGCCAGGGCGTACATCGGGTGTTCCAGCGGGGTGCGCGCCGAGCCGAACACGGTCACCTTGCGCCGGCCCTTGTAGCGTTCCAGGGTGCGGAACGAATGGTCCAGTTCGCGCAGGGCCTGCAGGGTGATCTTGGCGCTCCAGCGGTCGGTGTCGTCATGGGCCATGCGCAGGATGGTCAGCATCATGTCGCGGTACAGCGGCAGGTTGGGGCTGTTCGGTGCTACCAGTTGCAGTTGTGCGTCGATGTTGCTCAGGTCGATGTTGTTGTCGCGGAAGTGGCTGAACAGCAGTTCACTCGATTGGTAAGGCATGCAACGTCTCCTTCTGCACCAATACCTCTGACCTCAATCTAGACCCTTGGGCCCAATCGTGCCGGGGGTGTTCGGCACAGCCGCCCGTCGGCATGCAACCACGGGTGATGCGGGTTTGGTTAACTGGGTAAAGCGAAACGTGTCGATGCAGGAGGTGGCGGTATGCATCGCTTGATCATCGAAGTGGACCGGCAGCTTTACCAGCAGCTGGAGAATGCGGCGCAGGTGCATCACCTGAGCCTGGAGGCCGAGTGCCGGCGCAGGCTGTCTGGGCATGAATGCCAGTCGCGCTACTTGCAGGCGCTGCTGGCAGAGATCCGCGCCGACGCCGCTGAAGGGCGCTGGCGCGCCCGTGAAGACGAGAAGGTGTAGCTTGGTTACTTCTTCTTGTTGCCGGCCAGGCAGCTGGCATTGTCGAACGCCTGGTCCATGATCGGCTGGTTGGTCTTGTAGACCGTGAAGCGGTAGACCATGACCGCGCCTTTGGACATCAGGTTGCGGAACCCGCTGTTGCGGCAGACGCTGTCACCCAGCTGGCTGCGTACCTGTTCGGGGTTGGCCTGCATGCGCGCGGCATGGTCCTGGCGCACGCTGAGATGGTTGACCAGTGCCTTGCCTTCCACCGTATAACCCTGGTCGAGGATATCCTCGTTGATGGCTCGCGGGGTGCCGACGCTGCTCTCTTTGGCAACCTTCTGCAGCATGTTGTTCAGGTCGTATTCCTGCTTGGAAGCCGCCTGGGCTGCCAAGGGAAGGGCAAGCAACAGGCTCAGGGCGGGGACGATACGGCGCAGCATGAATCTCTCCTGGTTCGATGACTGGCGCTTTGACATGCGCCGGTCGACGGCGTTCCCTGAAAATCGCGCAGGCGCGAGGCTGGGGTACGGTAAAAACAGCGATTATAGGGTCCGCGCCGCCACCTGCACAGCAATTGTCCCCCGTTCTGGTAGACTGGCAACCTTGTTTTCTCTGAGTCATCCTTGTGTCCATTCCCAACCTTTCCAGAGGCCTGCCGGCATGAGCCATGCGGTAGCGCGCCTGCGCGCCGAACGCCTGGCCCGCAGCAACAAGCCCTTCATCGCCCGTGGTTCGCGTGCCGAACGCTGCCCCGATTGCCGGGTCATCGCCACGCATTGCCTGTGCGCCTGGAAGCCCCGGGTGCAGGCCGAGTCCGGTGTGTGCCTGCTGATGCATGACACCGAGCCGCTGAAGCCTACCAATACCGGCTGGTTGATCGCTGACCTGATCGAGGACACCTCGGCCTTCGGCTGGCTGCGCACGTCGGTCGACGAACGCTTGCTGGCCTTGCTGGACGACCCACGTTGGCAGCCCTACATCGTCTTCCCCGGCGAATTCGTCGCCCAGGAGCGGGTGGTCAGCGAGGTGGTGCGTGAACCGGGCAAGCGCCCGCTGTTCATCCTGCTGGATGCCACCTGGACCGAAGCGCGCAAGATGTTCCGCAAAAGCCCGTACCTCGACCGCTTCCCGGTGTTGAGCCTGCAGGCCGAGCAGATGTCCCGCTATCGCCTGCGCCGCTCCAAGCGCGATGATCACTTCTGCACCGCGGAAGTTGCGGCCATGTGCCTGGACCTGGCCGGTGATACCCAGGCCTCGCAGGCGCTGGACGCCTACCTGGATGTGTTCAGCCTGCATTACCTGAGCGGCAAGCGGCGTCTGCCGCTGGACGAGCAGGACGACACCCACCAGCGTTTGCATACCTTCCTATAGTCCAAGGGGCACAACCCCTGCTTTGGTTCATAATGACCCTTACCCGAGTGCCCGACACAGAACAGGATCCCCAGATCGATGGCCACTTACGAAATCCTGATTGCCGATGACCACCCGCTGTTCCGTGGCGCCTTGCGCCAGGCCGTTACCCTCGGCCTGGGCCCGGA
This genomic interval carries:
- the recX gene encoding recombination regulator RecX, whose product is MSAVLDTPVAIRRTAMDLLARREHGRVELTRKLRQRGASDELIEPELDRLAEEGLLSEARYLESFIRYRSSSGYGPARIREELGQRGLARADIEQALRESEVDWGERMRDVWQRKFAGQRPQDPRSRAQQTRFLAYRGFPMDMIGRLLSGRDLDDY
- a CDS encoding quorum-sensing-regulated virulence factor family protein, with the protein product MLRRIVPALSLLLALPLAAQAASKQEYDLNNMLQKVAKESSVGTPRAINEDILDQGYTVEGKALVNHLSVRQDHAARMQANPEQVRSQLGDSVCRNSGFRNLMSKGAVMVYRFTVYKTNQPIMDQAFDNASCLAGNKKK
- a CDS encoding phage tail protein, with amino-acid sequence MTYLEQLQGGLYALVKAGEAGRRRADAMLEPMNQAVGHTREAAAELEALPWIGPVIGKRLQRTLRAMDSARQRVDKVIAKYDQTLDVVRKVRDRVGAFTEQLGKAGAAVRRVIGDVRSVASGVLSTFGLAPEATPAAQAITPFPHLLVLQPLKANTAPYYFNLDTAAFDQLRRQTRFRWAGQERLSRENAQQAVGLGEETINIRGAIFPGFKGGLGQLQALRGIGRQLLPLSLTTGYGEVLGTWCLTRIEEEQGALLAGGIARKQGFSLEFVSYGQDLQNV
- a CDS encoding LOG family protein; this translates as MPYQSSELLFSHFRDNNIDLSNIDAQLQLVAPNSPNLPLYRDMMLTILRMAHDDTDRWSAKITLQALRELDHSFRTLERYKGRRKVTVFGSARTPLEHPMYALARELGATLARSDLMVITGAGGGIMAAAHEGAGSDHSLGFNITLPFEQHANPTVDGTDKLLPFHFFFIRKLFFVKEADALVLCPGGFGTLDEALEVLTLIQTGKSPLVPVVLLDSPGGSFWRDCLDFISRQLEENRYILPSDLKLLRLVHSADEAVEEINQFYSNYHSSRWLKSQFVIRMHHPLSEAALYDIQEGFADLRLSGKYHQQPDSSAEHEVGNFSHLTRLSFAFNGRDQGRLRELVDFINLPENWAKPQPMHTTQRAREALKVS
- a CDS encoding lysis system i-spanin subunit Rz; translation: MLLLSAALAWQIQGWRYGQQLAQQAQAQADAEASRLLAERERRQMLERRLEESETRHFKELADVQQSQARLRDRLATADLRLSVLVERDTLLDTVSAAASAGGVDHATVRAGLEPTHARRIIAITDEGDRGLIALRACQAYVREVRGEL
- a CDS encoding glycoside hydrolase family 19 protein, with the protein product MLTEAQLLHILPNARPVAGVFLSALNLSLPRWEIDNPKRVAAFIAQVGHESGQFRHVKELGNDRYLARYDTGSLALRLGNTPQADGDGQLYCGRGLIQVTGRNNYLACSRALFGDQRLLAQPQLLEQPRWACESAAWFWHSRGLNALADRGEFNRITRHINGGLNGLDDRLKLWARAREVLC
- a CDS encoding CinA family protein; the encoded protein is MDPITVLATRLGEHLRRFNAQVTTAESCTGGGIAEAITRVPGSSAWFEAGYVTYSNAQKTRQLNVPAALFAEVGAVSQEVVEAMVRGAQAASGARFAVAVSGVAGPDGGSPAKPVGTVWLAWGDGSRVFSERRQFDGDREAVRRQTVIAALDGLLQLGAE
- a CDS encoding tail protein X, whose translation is MDKTCKTSEGDLLDTLCHHYYGHLDGSVEAVLQANQGLADESQPFRSGVTLRLPALALSPANAIHLWG
- the recA gene encoding recombinase RecA, translated to MDDNKKRALAAALGQIERQFGKGAVMRMGDHERQAIPAISTGSLGLDIALGIGGLPKGRIVEIYGPESSGKTTLTLSVIAEAQKNGATCAFVDAEHALDPEYAGKLGVNVDDLLVSQPDTGEQALEITDMLVRSNAVDVIIVDSVAALVPKAEIEGEMGDMHVGLQARLMSQALRKITGNIKNANCLVIFINQIRMKIGVMFGSPETTTGGNALKFYASVRLDIRRTGAVKEGDEVVGSETRVKIVKNKVSPPFRQAEFQILYGKGIYRNGEIIDLGVSQGLVEKSGAWYAYQGNKIGQGKANAAKYLAENPAIGAEIEKQIREKLLTAGAVAAAGKAAAVEADADDMADADAGY
- a CDS encoding phage late control D family protein; this encodes MQPQFRIHADGKDITALINDRLLLLRSTDRPGMESDDFELRIDARDGTVAVPARGALIEVHLGYAGQPLTRLGRYTVDEVELLGPPDTLVIRGKASDLRGSGRTIRNGSWEAVPLQRIVAEIGARNGWQAICPVPTLVPRVDQVNESDFNFITRLARQFDSTAKVANGQLLVLPRQSGQSASGKSLGVVGIARGEVSQWYFRLDDKAARKAVRTRHLDVASGEVRTIELVNDEAAEGQRPVHTDRHLYPNRAAAEQAARARLASFNRDTAHVRLDLPGRTDLFAERSIDLQGFVDGLDGQYQIDSVEHVFTSSGWRTTVQGNGGKSGKVKTKGAAPHRQAAIKA
- a CDS encoding tRNA-uridine aminocarboxypropyltransferase, whose translation is MSHAVARLRAERLARSNKPFIARGSRAERCPDCRVIATHCLCAWKPRVQAESGVCLLMHDTEPLKPTNTGWLIADLIEDTSAFGWLRTSVDERLLALLDDPRWQPYIVFPGEFVAQERVVSEVVREPGKRPLFILLDATWTEARKMFRKSPYLDRFPVLSLQAEQMSRYRLRRSKRDDHFCTAEVAAMCLDLAGDTQASQALDAYLDVFSLHYLSGKRRLPLDEQDDTHQRLHTFL